Proteins from a genomic interval of Verrucomicrobium sp.:
- a CDS encoding histidinol-phosphatase HisJ family protein encodes MSTSLFDYHTHTPLCRHAEGAPIEYVRAAQAKGLSEIGFSDHNPMPTQFDDWRMAPDELPKYLALVEEARAAAPGYPVRLGLECDFIPGYEDHIRRLAAEAEWDYLIGSVHYLAPGWDVDGPKHVKKFTERPVAEIWELYFAAYAKMAQSGLFDFFAHPDLVKKFGYRPEGDLSRFYGEALEAVADSGKAIEVSTAGLRKEVKEIYPSKQFLEMAFRKKIPVLINSDAHAPGDVGHAFDQALALVKEVGYTEVVRFAGRKAIPTPL; translated from the coding sequence ATGTCGACATCACTCTTTGATTACCACACCCACACGCCCCTCTGCCGCCACGCGGAGGGAGCGCCGATCGAATACGTCCGCGCCGCGCAGGCCAAGGGCCTTTCCGAGATCGGCTTCTCCGACCACAATCCGATGCCGACCCAGTTCGACGACTGGCGGATGGCCCCGGACGAGCTGCCGAAGTACCTGGCGCTGGTGGAGGAAGCCCGCGCCGCCGCGCCCGGCTACCCGGTCCGCCTGGGGCTGGAGTGCGACTTCATTCCCGGTTACGAGGACCACATCCGCCGCCTGGCCGCGGAAGCGGAGTGGGACTACCTGATCGGCTCCGTCCACTACTTGGCCCCCGGCTGGGACGTCGACGGGCCGAAGCATGTGAAGAAGTTCACCGAGCGGCCCGTGGCGGAGATTTGGGAACTCTACTTCGCCGCCTACGCGAAGATGGCCCAGTCCGGCCTCTTCGACTTCTTCGCCCACCCGGACCTGGTGAAGAAATTCGGCTACCGGCCGGAGGGCGACCTCTCCCGCTTCTACGGGGAGGCGCTGGAGGCGGTCGCCGACTCGGGCAAAGCCATCGAGGTGAGCACCGCGGGGCTGCGGAAGGAAGTGAAGGAGATCTATCCTAGCAAGCAGTTCCTGGAAATGGCCTTCCGCAAGAAGATCCCCGTTCTCATCAACTCCGACGCGCACGCGCCGGGAGACGTGGGCCACGCCTTCGACCAGGCCTTGGCGCTGGTGAAGGAAGTCGGCTACACGGAGGTGGTCCGCTTCGCCGGGCGGAAGGCGATCCCCACGCCGCTCTAG
- a CDS encoding TM2 domain-containing protein — MADAATRPKSRAVYVALALTLGLMGLHNFYARRWWQGAAQLIVCIFGSLVGALLTTLWAMVEAAAVTHDGDGVLLYVRPLAPRKRRIYVLLALFLGMTGAHSFYAYYWERGILQASLTLFGLGCEPLLTLLMVDPQSTAFFLLPKLPWVVLLWAWAEAALVRSDARGQDFLSPPYVDITL; from the coding sequence ATGGCCGACGCCGCAACCCGCCCCAAATCCCGCGCCGTCTACGTCGCCCTGGCGCTGACGCTCGGCCTCATGGGCCTTCACAATTTCTACGCCCGCCGTTGGTGGCAGGGCGCGGCGCAGCTGATCGTCTGCATATTTGGATCCCTGGTCGGCGCCCTCCTCACCACCCTCTGGGCGATGGTGGAGGCCGCCGCGGTCACCCATGACGGGGACGGCGTCCTCCTTTACGTCCGGCCCCTGGCGCCCCGGAAGCGGCGCATCTACGTCCTTTTGGCCCTCTTCCTGGGCATGACCGGCGCGCACAGCTTCTACGCTTATTATTGGGAGCGGGGCATCCTTCAGGCCTCCCTCACCCTCTTCGGCCTCGGCTGCGAACCGCTCCTGACCCTCCTCATGGTCGACCCCCAGTCGACGGCCTTCTTCCTCCTGCCGAAGCTGCCGTGGGTCGTCCTCCTCTGGGCCTGGGCGGAGGCGGCGCTGGTCCGCAGCGACGCGCGCGGCCAAGACTTCCTTTCCCCCCCTTATGTCGACATCACTCTTTGA
- the pgi gene encoding glucose-6-phosphate isomerase — protein sequence MPSPINLPAWRALETHYPEVEPLHLRDLFAQDPERFKKFSLRFDDLLLDFSKNRITEKTLGLLRNLAKEAKLAEWTEKMFSGQKINITEDRAVLHTALRNRSNRPILVDGQDVMPEVNAVLAHMKEFSEAVRGGVWKGHTGKAITDVVNIGIGGSDLGPVMVTEALRPYASAKLRAHFVSNVDGTHLAVALERLDPETTLFIVASKTFTTQETLVNATSAKEWLLAKLQDPAAVAKHFVALSTNEKEVTKFGIDPKNMFGFWDWVGGRYSLWSAIGLSIALYVGFPVFEELLTGAHEMDEHFRTAPLEENLPATLALLGIWYNNFFGAQTQAILPYDQSLHRFAAYFQQGDMESNGKSVDRDGNRVAYSTGPVIWGEPGTNGQHAFYQLIHQGTKLIPCDFLAPIETFHPLGEHHPILLSNFFAQTEALMKGKTLDEVRAELTAQGVTGAAQDALAPHKVFTGNRPSNSLLFQKLTPRTLGRLTALYEHKIFVQGIVWNINSYDQWGVELGKQLAKAILPKLSAPGPVTGHDSSTAGLIEYYKSHRAKK from the coding sequence ATGCCCTCCCCCATCAATCTCCCCGCCTGGCGCGCCCTGGAAACCCACTACCCGGAAGTCGAGCCTCTCCACCTCCGCGACCTCTTTGCCCAGGACCCGGAGCGGTTCAAAAAATTCTCCCTCCGCTTCGACGACCTCCTCCTGGACTTTTCCAAGAACCGGATCACGGAAAAGACCCTGGGCCTCCTGCGCAACCTGGCGAAGGAAGCCAAGCTCGCCGAGTGGACGGAAAAGATGTTCTCCGGCCAGAAGATCAACATCACGGAAGACCGCGCCGTCCTCCACACGGCCCTGCGCAACCGCTCCAACCGCCCCATCCTGGTCGACGGCCAGGACGTGATGCCGGAGGTCAACGCCGTCCTGGCCCACATGAAGGAGTTCTCCGAGGCCGTCCGCGGCGGCGTCTGGAAGGGCCACACCGGCAAGGCGATCACCGACGTGGTGAACATCGGCATCGGCGGGTCCGACCTGGGCCCCGTCATGGTGACGGAGGCGCTCCGCCCCTACGCCTCCGCCAAGCTGCGCGCCCACTTCGTCTCCAACGTCGACGGCACCCACCTGGCCGTCGCCCTGGAGCGCCTCGACCCGGAGACGACCCTCTTCATCGTCGCCTCCAAGACCTTCACCACCCAGGAGACGCTGGTCAACGCCACCTCCGCCAAGGAATGGCTCCTGGCCAAGCTCCAGGACCCCGCCGCCGTGGCCAAGCACTTCGTGGCCCTCTCCACGAACGAGAAGGAAGTGACCAAATTCGGCATCGACCCGAAGAACATGTTCGGCTTCTGGGACTGGGTCGGCGGGCGCTACTCCCTCTGGTCGGCCATCGGCCTCTCCATCGCCCTCTACGTCGGCTTCCCCGTCTTCGAAGAGCTGCTCACCGGCGCGCACGAGATGGACGAGCACTTCCGCACCGCCCCGCTGGAGGAAAACCTCCCGGCCACGCTGGCCCTGCTCGGGATCTGGTACAACAACTTCTTCGGCGCGCAGACGCAGGCCATCCTGCCTTACGACCAGTCCCTCCACCGCTTCGCCGCCTACTTCCAGCAGGGCGACATGGAGAGCAACGGCAAGTCGGTCGACCGGGACGGCAACCGCGTGGCCTACTCCACCGGCCCCGTCATCTGGGGCGAGCCCGGCACCAACGGCCAGCACGCCTTCTACCAGCTGATCCACCAGGGGACGAAGCTGATCCCCTGCGACTTCCTGGCCCCCATCGAAACCTTCCACCCGCTGGGCGAGCACCACCCGATCCTCCTCTCCAACTTCTTCGCCCAGACGGAGGCCCTCATGAAGGGCAAGACGCTGGACGAAGTTCGCGCGGAACTCACCGCCCAGGGCGTCACCGGCGCGGCCCAGGACGCCCTGGCCCCGCACAAAGTCTTCACCGGCAACCGGCCGAGCAACTCGCTCCTCTTCCAGAAGCTCACCCCCCGGACCCTTGGCCGCCTCACCGCCCTCTACGAGCACAAGATCTTCGTCCAGGGCATCGTCTGGAACATCAACTCCTACGACCAGTGGGGCGTCGAGCTGGGCAAGCAGCTGGCCAAGGCGATCCTGCCGAAACTTTCCGCCCCCGGCCCCGTCACCGGCCACGACAGCTCCACCGCCGGGCTGATCGAATACTACAAGTCCCACCGCGCCAAGAAGTAA
- a CDS encoding HAD-IIA family hydrolase produces MNTPQNAYLLDMDGVIYRENQLIPGAADLVALFQEKGIPFLFLTNNSAPTPDELAIKLKHLGIKDLYPRHFYTSALNTADFLWETHPNCTAYVLGEGGLIGALQEAKIPNDAIAPHYVVVGEGFPPMDKIVKAHELIEKGARLVVTNPDCWCPVASDKTRPGAGALAAYLETSTGQRPYYLGKPNPYMFSRARKRLLQGQGHADWNVIMVGDTMETDIRGAVEIGMQAYLVLTGSTSLGEMGDYVYQPTRVLESVADLLQEVATGEQSDRLSSPAFQLPEKGTETVHRKKRYATA; encoded by the coding sequence ATGAATACTCCGCAAAACGCCTACCTCCTCGACATGGACGGCGTCATCTACCGCGAGAATCAGCTCATCCCCGGCGCTGCCGACCTGGTCGCCCTCTTCCAGGAGAAGGGGATTCCCTTTCTGTTCCTCACGAACAACTCGGCCCCCACGCCGGATGAGCTGGCCATCAAGCTCAAACACTTGGGGATTAAGGATCTCTACCCCCGCCATTTCTACACTTCGGCGCTGAACACGGCCGACTTTCTCTGGGAAACCCACCCGAATTGCACCGCTTACGTCCTGGGCGAGGGCGGCCTGATCGGCGCCCTTCAGGAGGCGAAGATCCCGAACGACGCCATCGCTCCCCATTACGTCGTGGTCGGGGAAGGCTTCCCGCCGATGGACAAAATAGTTAAAGCCCATGAATTGATTGAGAAGGGGGCCCGCCTGGTGGTGACCAATCCCGATTGCTGGTGCCCGGTGGCTTCGGACAAGACGCGGCCCGGCGCCGGAGCCTTGGCCGCCTATCTGGAAACCAGCACCGGCCAGCGTCCCTATTACCTGGGGAAGCCGAATCCCTACATGTTCAGCCGCGCCCGGAAGCGGCTCCTCCAGGGCCAGGGCCACGCCGATTGGAACGTCATCATGGTCGGCGACACGATGGAGACGGACATCCGCGGCGCCGTCGAGATCGGCATGCAGGCTTACCTGGTCCTGACCGGCTCGACCTCCCTGGGCGAGATGGGCGATTACGTCTACCAGCCCACCCGCGTCCTGGAGAGCGTCGCCGACCTGCTGCAGGAGGTGGCCACCGGCGAACAGTCCGACCGTCTCAGCAGCCCGGCTTTCCAGCTCCCGGAAAAGGGAACGGAAACCGTCCATCGAAAGAAGCGTTACGCAACCGCGTAA
- a CDS encoding 2-oxoglutarate dehydrogenase E1 component has product MSTSTPAAPVVPAGLGRSAQNGQTAHARGGIGSGDQAALLEEYYEQWKTAPESVDPTWRSFFEGFELGCQTLPPKASASAGGAAAGAPGELPLRLKQARLYNLLFAYRTLGHRLSNLDPLGFNNLAPGDMPELSLEQFRFTEADLDTVFDSGTLAGGGDRTLREILEILRATYCGTIGSEYMHIQAFPQRRWVRDCLESGRAVPRYAREKKKRILNNVLRAEEFENFLHVRYVGQKRFSLEGGETLIAMLDAIVEACPGHGIAQVCMGMAHRGRLNVLTNILGKDYKFLFTAFAENYIPQGVHGDGDVKYHLGYDAVQTTSTGERVGLSLAPNPSHLEAVNPVVEGKTRAHQRLLGDTQERKKALPILIHGDAAMAGQGIVFETINLSQLEGYRTGGTVHIVVNNQLGFTTLPQDSRSTTYCTAIAKGFDLPVFHVNGDDPLSAVFVTEMALEYRQKFGKDVVIDLVCYRRHGHNEGDEPNFTQPTLYSAIAQKEKVSQVYLRRLVADGDITEEEARDYVKKFEERLSAAMAESKAAAKEIVPALRPPMVENAPENFVPVKTAVPEADLVRIGQALVAVPEGHQINAKVAKVLEGRRAMTEKKQPLDWSGAEALAFGSLLDQGHPIRLSGQDSRRGTFSSRHSVLYDVTTRKRYLPLQNIAPGQAQFCVYNSPLSEYAVLGFDYGYSLDYPKVLVLWEAQFGDFANGAQTMIDQYITSAESKWEITSNLTMLLPHGYDGQGPEHSSARLERFLQACAEDNIIVAYPTTPAQYFHLLRRQALRETLRKPLVVMTPKGMLRDKRCTSALADLTGGAFQEILADVQPAPKKAKRLILCAGKVYHDLADYRAAQKIEDAVLVRVEQLYPLHGEALKKAADDVSRYEKVVWCQEESQNMGAWSFIEPRLRALFGREILYAGRDASSSPAVGALALHKLEQADLIAQAFKI; this is encoded by the coding sequence ATGAGCACCTCCACTCCCGCCGCGCCGGTCGTTCCGGCGGGCTTGGGCCGCAGCGCCCAAAACGGTCAGACCGCCCACGCCCGCGGCGGCATCGGCAGCGGCGACCAAGCCGCCCTCCTCGAGGAATATTACGAGCAATGGAAGACCGCGCCCGAGTCGGTCGACCCGACCTGGCGTTCCTTCTTCGAGGGCTTCGAGCTGGGCTGCCAGACCCTGCCGCCTAAGGCCTCCGCGTCCGCCGGGGGCGCGGCCGCCGGCGCGCCGGGCGAGCTGCCGCTGCGGCTCAAGCAGGCCCGCCTCTACAACCTCCTCTTCGCCTACCGCACGCTGGGCCACCGGCTCTCCAACCTCGATCCGCTCGGCTTCAACAATCTGGCCCCCGGCGACATGCCGGAGCTTTCCCTGGAGCAGTTCCGCTTCACGGAGGCCGACCTCGACACCGTCTTCGACTCCGGCACGCTGGCCGGCGGCGGGGACCGGACGCTGCGGGAGATCCTGGAGATCCTGCGCGCCACCTACTGCGGCACCATCGGCTCCGAGTACATGCACATCCAGGCTTTCCCCCAGCGCCGCTGGGTGCGGGACTGCCTGGAAAGCGGCCGCGCCGTGCCCCGCTACGCGCGGGAGAAGAAGAAGCGGATCCTCAACAACGTGCTGCGCGCGGAGGAGTTTGAGAACTTCCTCCACGTCCGCTACGTCGGCCAGAAGCGCTTCTCCCTGGAGGGCGGCGAGACCCTCATCGCCATGCTCGACGCGATCGTGGAGGCCTGCCCCGGCCACGGCATCGCGCAGGTTTGCATGGGCATGGCCCACCGGGGCCGCCTCAACGTCCTGACCAACATCCTGGGGAAGGACTACAAGTTCCTCTTCACCGCGTTTGCGGAAAACTACATCCCGCAGGGCGTCCACGGGGACGGCGACGTGAAGTACCACCTGGGCTACGACGCGGTGCAGACCACCTCCACCGGCGAGCGCGTCGGCCTCTCCCTGGCCCCGAACCCGAGCCACCTGGAAGCGGTCAACCCGGTCGTGGAGGGGAAGACCCGCGCCCACCAGCGGCTCCTCGGCGACACCCAGGAGCGCAAGAAGGCCCTGCCGATCCTCATCCACGGCGACGCGGCGATGGCCGGGCAGGGCATCGTCTTCGAGACGATCAACCTTTCCCAGCTGGAAGGCTACCGCACCGGCGGCACCGTCCACATCGTGGTGAACAACCAGCTCGGCTTCACCACCCTGCCGCAGGACAGCCGCTCGACGACCTACTGCACGGCGATCGCCAAGGGCTTCGACCTGCCCGTCTTCCACGTCAACGGCGACGACCCGCTTTCCGCCGTCTTCGTCACGGAGATGGCGCTCGAATACCGGCAGAAGTTCGGCAAGGACGTCGTCATCGACCTCGTCTGCTACCGCCGCCACGGCCATAACGAGGGCGACGAGCCCAACTTCACCCAGCCGACCCTCTACAGCGCCATCGCGCAGAAGGAGAAGGTGAGCCAGGTCTACCTGCGCCGCCTGGTCGCCGACGGCGACATCACGGAAGAGGAAGCCCGGGACTACGTGAAGAAGTTCGAGGAGCGGCTCTCCGCCGCCATGGCCGAGTCCAAGGCCGCGGCGAAGGAGATCGTCCCCGCCCTGCGCCCGCCGATGGTGGAGAACGCGCCGGAGAACTTCGTCCCCGTGAAGACCGCCGTGCCGGAGGCCGACCTGGTCCGCATCGGCCAGGCCCTCGTCGCCGTGCCGGAAGGCCACCAGATCAACGCCAAGGTGGCCAAGGTCCTGGAAGGCCGCCGCGCCATGACGGAAAAGAAGCAGCCCCTCGATTGGAGCGGCGCGGAGGCCTTGGCCTTCGGCTCCCTCCTGGACCAGGGCCATCCCATCCGCCTTTCCGGGCAGGACAGCCGCCGCGGCACCTTCAGCAGCCGCCACTCCGTCCTCTACGACGTGACGACGCGCAAGCGCTACCTGCCGCTGCAGAACATCGCCCCCGGCCAGGCGCAGTTCTGCGTCTACAACAGCCCGCTCTCCGAATACGCCGTCCTCGGCTTCGACTACGGCTACTCCCTGGACTATCCCAAGGTCCTGGTCCTGTGGGAGGCGCAGTTCGGCGACTTCGCCAACGGCGCGCAGACGATGATCGACCAATACATCACCAGCGCCGAATCGAAGTGGGAGATCACCTCCAACCTGACCATGCTCCTGCCGCACGGTTACGACGGCCAGGGGCCGGAGCACTCCAGCGCCCGCCTGGAGCGCTTCCTCCAGGCCTGCGCGGAGGACAACATCATCGTCGCCTACCCGACGACTCCGGCGCAGTACTTCCACCTCCTGCGGCGGCAGGCGCTGCGGGAGACGCTGCGCAAGCCCCTCGTCGTCATGACGCCCAAGGGCATGCTGCGCGACAAGCGCTGCACCTCCGCCCTGGCCGACCTGACCGGCGGCGCCTTCCAGGAGATCCTGGCCGACGTCCAGCCCGCGCCCAAGAAGGCCAAACGCCTCATCCTCTGCGCGGGCAAGGTCTACCACGACCTGGCGGACTACCGCGCGGCGCAGAAGATCGAGGACGCGGTCCTCGTCCGCGTCGAGCAGCTCTACCCGCTGCACGGCGAGGCGCTGAAGAAGGCCGCGGACGACGTCTCCCGCTACGAGAAGGTCGTCTGGTGCCAGGAAGAGTCCCAGAACATGGGCGCCTGGTCCTTCATCGAGCCGCGCCTGCGCGCGCTCTTCGGCCGCGAGATCCTCTACGCGGGCCGCGACGCCTCCTCCAGCCCGGCCGTCGGCGCCTTGGCGCTGCACAAGCTGGAGCAGGCCGACCTCATCGCCCAGGCTTTCAAAATCTAA
- the odhB gene encoding 2-oxoglutarate dehydrogenase complex dihydrolipoyllysine-residue succinyltransferase, whose translation MAIDVKVPSVGESITTGTLGTWHKKNGDYVRPGDVLFEIETEKVTSEVAAEQAGLLATLVESGATVDVGQVVARIDEKAPAPAEAAPAPKADKPAAKAEAKPEPKAQPESKPAAAPAPKQAAVAGEASAPVLSPAARFAAEEKGLDPAALARVTVDEVRSGGAKPAKAAAPSGPRTVRKPMSQLRQKIAARLVSAQQEAALLTTFNEVDMTNVMALRARFQDRFVARHEIKLGFMSFFVKAVVEALKAVPALNAQIDGKEIVQNNYFDIGVAISTEKGLLVPVIRGADQLSFADIEKAIADYAKKARAGKITLPDLEGGVFTITNGGTFGSLLSTPIVNPPQSGILGMHSIQERPVAINGRVEIRPMMYLAVSYDHRLVDGKEAVTFLVRIKEAIENPGSALLEV comes from the coding sequence ATGGCAATCGACGTCAAAGTCCCCTCCGTGGGCGAATCGATCACGACCGGCACCCTCGGCACGTGGCACAAGAAAAACGGCGACTACGTCCGCCCCGGCGACGTCCTCTTCGAGATCGAGACGGAGAAGGTGACCTCCGAGGTCGCCGCCGAGCAGGCGGGCCTCCTCGCCACCCTGGTGGAGAGCGGCGCCACCGTCGACGTCGGCCAGGTCGTCGCCCGCATTGACGAAAAAGCCCCCGCGCCCGCCGAGGCCGCCCCCGCGCCGAAGGCCGACAAACCCGCCGCCAAGGCCGAAGCCAAGCCGGAGCCGAAGGCCCAGCCTGAGTCCAAACCCGCCGCCGCTCCCGCGCCGAAACAGGCCGCCGTCGCCGGCGAGGCCTCCGCGCCCGTCCTTTCCCCCGCCGCCCGCTTCGCCGCGGAGGAGAAGGGCCTCGACCCCGCCGCGCTCGCCCGCGTCACCGTGGACGAAGTCCGCTCCGGTGGCGCCAAGCCCGCCAAGGCCGCCGCTCCCTCCGGCCCCCGCACCGTCCGCAAGCCGATGAGCCAGCTGCGGCAAAAGATCGCCGCCCGGCTCGTCAGCGCCCAGCAGGAGGCCGCGCTGCTCACCACCTTCAACGAGGTCGACATGACCAACGTCATGGCCTTGCGCGCCCGCTTCCAGGACCGCTTCGTCGCCAGGCACGAGATCAAGCTCGGCTTCATGTCCTTCTTCGTGAAGGCCGTCGTCGAGGCCCTCAAGGCCGTCCCCGCCCTCAACGCCCAGATCGACGGCAAGGAGATCGTCCAGAACAACTACTTCGACATCGGCGTGGCCATCTCCACGGAGAAGGGCCTGCTGGTCCCCGTCATCCGGGGCGCCGACCAGCTCTCCTTCGCCGACATCGAGAAAGCCATCGCCGACTACGCCAAAAAGGCCCGCGCCGGGAAAATCACCCTGCCCGACCTGGAAGGCGGCGTCTTCACCATCACCAACGGCGGCACCTTCGGCTCGCTCCTCTCCACCCCCATCGTCAATCCGCCCCAAAGCGGCATCCTGGGCATGCACTCCATCCAGGAGCGCCCCGTGGCCATCAACGGCCGCGTCGAAATCCGCCCCATGATGTACCTGGCCGTCAGCTACGACCACCGCCTCGTCGACGGCAAGGAAGCGGTCACCTTCCTCGTCCGCATCAAGGAAGCGATCGAGAATCCCGGCTCCGCCCTCCTGGAAGTCTAA
- the lpdA gene encoding dihydrolipoyl dehydrogenase, which translates to MADYQVLVIGSGPGGYVAAIRAAQLGFKTAIVEKDKTLGGTCLNVGCIPSKALLASSEHFHFAQERFSAHGIVAKDLSLDLAALLKRKDGIVTKLTGGVEFLMKKNKIERLSGFARFADAKTVEVEGADGAKKSVTADHFILATGSVPVELPFLKFDGKNVVSSTEAIAFDKVPKSLLVVGGGAIGLELGSVWKRLGAEVTVVEFLPRIALGFDGQIAETLRKSLAKQGLKILTDTKVEAGEVGKDGVTLTVSSGGKQEKLSAEKVLVAVGRRPFYDGLGLDKAGVALTERKRVQINAHYQTSVPHIYAIGDIVDGPMLAHKASDEGIAAAERIAGLPGQVNYGAIPGVIYTSPEAASVGHTEEQLKEKGVAYKTGQAIFGPNGRALANDQTEGFVKILADAKTDRVLGVHILCSAASELIAAAVSVIEFGGAAEDIARTCHAHPTLSEVVREAAHAVSGHAIHA; encoded by the coding sequence ATGGCCGATTACCAAGTTCTCGTCATCGGTTCCGGCCCGGGCGGCTACGTCGCCGCCATCCGCGCCGCGCAGCTCGGCTTCAAGACCGCCATCGTCGAAAAGGACAAAACCCTCGGCGGCACCTGCCTGAACGTCGGCTGCATCCCGTCCAAGGCCCTCCTGGCCTCCAGCGAACACTTCCACTTCGCCCAGGAACGCTTCAGCGCCCACGGCATCGTCGCCAAGGATCTCTCCCTCGACCTCGCCGCCCTTCTCAAGCGGAAGGACGGCATCGTCACCAAGCTCACCGGGGGCGTCGAGTTCCTGATGAAGAAGAACAAGATCGAGCGGCTCTCCGGCTTCGCCCGCTTCGCCGACGCCAAGACCGTGGAAGTCGAAGGCGCCGACGGGGCGAAAAAGTCCGTCACCGCCGACCACTTCATCCTGGCCACCGGCAGCGTCCCGGTGGAGCTGCCCTTCCTCAAGTTCGACGGCAAGAACGTCGTCTCCAGCACGGAGGCCATCGCCTTCGACAAGGTGCCCAAGTCGCTCCTGGTCGTTGGCGGCGGCGCCATCGGCCTGGAACTCGGCTCCGTCTGGAAACGCCTCGGCGCCGAAGTCACCGTCGTCGAGTTCCTTCCCCGCATCGCCCTCGGCTTCGACGGGCAGATCGCCGAAACCCTCCGCAAGAGCCTGGCCAAGCAGGGCCTGAAAATCCTCACCGACACCAAGGTCGAGGCGGGCGAAGTCGGCAAGGACGGCGTCACTCTCACCGTCTCCTCCGGCGGCAAGCAGGAGAAGCTCTCCGCCGAGAAAGTCCTCGTCGCCGTCGGCCGCAGGCCCTTCTACGACGGGCTCGGCCTGGACAAGGCCGGCGTGGCGCTGACGGAGCGGAAGCGCGTCCAGATCAACGCCCACTACCAGACCAGCGTCCCCCACATCTACGCCATCGGCGACATCGTCGACGGCCCCATGCTGGCCCACAAAGCCTCCGACGAAGGCATCGCCGCCGCCGAGCGGATCGCCGGCCTCCCCGGCCAGGTCAACTACGGCGCCATCCCCGGCGTCATCTACACCAGCCCGGAAGCCGCCTCCGTCGGCCACACGGAAGAGCAGCTGAAGGAAAAGGGCGTCGCCTACAAAACCGGCCAGGCCATCTTCGGCCCCAACGGCCGCGCCCTGGCCAACGACCAGACGGAAGGCTTCGTCAAAATCCTGGCCGACGCCAAGACCGACCGGGTCCTGGGCGTCCACATCCTCTGCTCCGCCGCCTCGGAGCTGATCGCCGCCGCCGTCTCCGTCATCGAGTTTGGGGGCGCCGCGGAGGACATCGCCCGGACCTGCCACGCCCACCCCACCCTGAGCGAGGTGGTCCGCGAGGCCGCCCACGCCGTCTCCGGCCACGCCATCCACGCATAG
- a CDS encoding acetylornithine transaminase — protein sequence MNPTIAYDEYVLHTANRSLTLLHGQGATVFDDKNRPYLDFGTGIAVSCLGHDHPALAEVYARQSRRLIHCSNLYRNEHAGALAERLVGLLGPGKIFYSNSGAEANEGLIKAARLFGKDRGAFEIVCTKDSFHGRTMATLSATGQEKVQAGFAPLVPGFVHVPYNDLEAVRAAITPRTAAVLIEGIQGESGILPADPEYLLGLRALTREKNVLLFIDAIQCGHFRTGAYQSFQRILGERAAEFRPDGLSMAKSLGGGFPIGAFWLDERLAPLFTVGSHNTTYGGSPLGTAVAGAVLDVIEREGLAANVRARGEELLSGLRALQGKHGGLVAGVRGFGALVGLQLAAEPAQAMPHFLEAGLLVVPAGNKTVRYLPPYNVTAAEVADALARTDAALAKLAAAA from the coding sequence ATGAACCCCACGATCGCCTACGACGAATACGTCCTCCACACCGCAAACCGCTCGCTCACCCTCCTGCACGGGCAGGGCGCGACGGTCTTCGACGACAAGAACCGCCCCTACCTCGACTTCGGCACCGGCATCGCCGTCAGCTGCCTGGGGCACGACCACCCCGCCCTGGCGGAGGTCTACGCCCGCCAGTCCCGCCGCCTGATCCATTGCTCCAACCTCTATCGGAACGAGCACGCCGGTGCCTTGGCGGAGCGTCTCGTCGGCCTCCTGGGGCCGGGAAAGATCTTCTATTCCAACAGCGGCGCGGAGGCCAACGAGGGCCTCATCAAGGCGGCGCGGCTCTTTGGCAAGGACCGGGGCGCGTTTGAGATCGTTTGCACGAAGGACTCCTTCCACGGCCGGACGATGGCGACCCTCTCCGCCACCGGGCAGGAGAAGGTGCAGGCGGGCTTCGCCCCCTTGGTGCCGGGCTTCGTCCACGTTCCTTATAACGATTTGGAGGCGGTCCGCGCCGCCATCACGCCGCGCACGGCGGCGGTCCTGATCGAGGGCATCCAGGGGGAGAGCGGCATCCTGCCCGCCGATCCGGAATACCTCCTGGGCCTCCGCGCGCTGACGCGGGAGAAGAACGTCCTCCTCTTCATCGACGCGATCCAGTGCGGCCATTTCCGCACCGGGGCCTACCAGAGCTTCCAGCGCATCCTGGGGGAGCGGGCGGCCGAGTTCCGGCCCGACGGCCTCTCCATGGCCAAGTCGCTCGGCGGCGGCTTCCCCATCGGCGCGTTCTGGCTCGACGAGCGGCTGGCGCCGCTCTTCACCGTCGGCTCCCATAACACCACTTACGGCGGCTCCCCCTTGGGCACGGCGGTGGCGGGCGCGGTTCTCGACGTCATCGAGCGGGAGGGCCTGGCGGCCAACGTGCGCGCGCGGGGGGAAGAGCTGCTCTCCGGCCTCCGCGCCCTGCAGGGGAAGCACGGCGGCCTCGTCGCCGGGGTGCGGGGCTTCGGCGCGCTCGTCGGCCTCCAGCTGGCGGCCGAGCCCGCGCAGGCCATGCCCCACTTCCTGGAGGCGGGCCTCCTCGTCGTCCCGGCGGGGAACAAGACCGTCCGCTACCTGCCGCCCTACAACGTGACCGCCGCCGAGGTGGCCGACGCGCTGGCGCGGACCGACGCGGCCCTGGCCAAACTGGCCGCCGCCGCATGA